In the Euphorbia lathyris chromosome 5, ddEupLath1.1, whole genome shotgun sequence genome, one interval contains:
- the LOC136230937 gene encoding uncharacterized protein isoform X1, with the protein MWLEYSVSKDDAYCLCCYLFSSGNKYGDTTFTQTGYTNWKKALENFIGHEGGQTSTHGYAKQKWLQYQNQRENFDYVLSSKCSVIEADYRIRLTAVAHAIRHLLEEGLPFRGHDESANSIRRGHFLELLKYTSDLSEEVRNVIDLNAPRNNQLTSLTIQKEIIEACATETRKVILNEIGDKFFSLLVDEARDCSVKEQMAVVLRYVNNFGEVIERFIGIVHVSETTVECLKKAIVTFFATNGLSLSRLRGQGYDGAFNMHGELNGLKTLILNENKHAFYVHCFAHQLQLVVVAAAAQSGSVSTCFDYIPMIVNIVGASCKRKDSLLKLHHEKVVNKIQNHEISTGKCKNQEINLARPKDTRWGSHYKTLVRLFDMWDSIEEVLRNIHVDGYDGKNRGSAGNVLAKMVSFEFVFVTKLMLNILGMTNELSQILQVKDQNLGNAIRMIEVVKINLKEFREDGWDNLLKEVTDFCTAREIHVPTMEDVIQCRARRLIDGAQKTYDHHFRVETFFRVIDDISGALDRRFTEVKMILLEVLRLYPPTSLVRSISQETELGDYTLPRGISLEIPLYFANRDPELWGEDATKFNPDRFSERISKASKNEESSFFTFG; encoded by the exons ATGTGGCTAGAATATAGTGTATCTAAGGATGATGCATATTGTTTATGTTGCTATTTGTTTTCCAGTGGTAATAAGTATGGGGATACTACCTTTACACAGACGGGTTATACTAATTGGAAGAAAGCTCTAGAAAATTTTATTGGTCATGAAGGAGGTCAGACTAGTACACACGGTTATGCTAAACAAAAGTGGTTGCAATATCAAAATCAGAGGGAGAATTTCGATTATGTGTTGTCATCAAAATGTTCGGTAATAGAGGCTGATTATCGTATTCGATTAACAGCAGTTGCACATGCCATTCGACATCTTTTGGAGGAAGGTTTGCCTTTTCGAGGACACGATGAGTCTGCAAACTCAATACGTCGGGGTCATTTTCTTGAACTTCTCAAATATACTAGTGACCTTAGTGAAGAGGTAAGGAATGTAATTGATTTAAATGCTCCAAGAAATAATCAATTGACTTCTTTAACAATTCAAAAGGAAATTATAGAAGCTTGTGCAACTGAGACGAGAAAAGTTATTCTCAATGAGATTGGGGAtaaattcttttctcttttgGTTGATGAAGCTCGAGATTGTTCAGTGAAGGAGCAAATGGCTGTGGTTTTGAGATATGTGAATAATTTTGGAGAGGTGATCGAACGATTTATTGGGATAGTACATGTTAGTGAAACTACGGTAGAGTGTTTAAAAAAAGCTATTGTTACTTTCTTTGCGACTAATGGATTATCACTATCGAGACTAAGAGGTCAAGGTTATGATGGGGCTTTTAATATGCATGGTGAGCTTAATGGCCTAAAAACACTCATCTTAAATGAAAACAAGCATGCATTTTATGTTCATTGTTTTGCTCACCAACTTCAATTAGTTGTTGTGGCTGCTGCAGCACAAAGCGGATCAGTGAGTACATGTTTTGATTACATTCCTATGATTGTTAATATTGTTGGAGCTTCATGTAAAAGGAAGGATTCTCTTCTGAAACTACATCATGAGAAGGTAGTGAACAAGATACAGAATCATGAAATTTCTACAGGAAAGTGTAAGAATCAAGAAATCAATTTAGCTCGACCAAAAGATACACGTTGGGGTTCCCATTATAAAACATTAGTCCGTCTGTTTGACATGTGGGATTCAATAGAAGAAGTGCTTAGAAATATACATGTGGATGGCTATGATGGGAAAAATCGAGGGAGTGCTGGGAATGTGCTTGCAAAAATGGTGTCATTTGAATTTGTGTTTGTTACAAAACTGATGTTGAATATTTTAGGCATGACAAATGAATTATCACAAATCCTACAAGTAAAAGATCAAAATTTAGGAAATGCTATCCGTATGATTGAGGTGGTGAAAATTAACTTGAAAGAATTTAGGGAAGATGGTTGGGATAATTTGTTGAAAGAAGTCACTGATTTTTGTACTGCACGAGAAATACATGTCCCTACTATGGAGGATGTCATTCAATGTCGTGCTAGACGTCTTATTGATGGAGCACAAAAGACGTATGACCATCATTTTCGTGTGGAAACTTTTTTTAGG GTAATTGATGATATTTCTGGAGCATTAGACAGACGTTTCACTGAG gTCAAGATGATATTGCTTGAAGTTCTACGGTTATATCCGCCAACATCTCTCGTTCGATCGATAAGTCAAGAGACCGAACTTGGAGATTATACTCTTCCTAGAGGAATTAGCCTGGAAATCCCATTGTATTTTGCCAACAGAGATCCTGAATTATGGGGAGAAGACGCTACAAAATTTAATCCCGATAGATTTTCTGAAAGGATTTCTAAGGCATCAAAGAATGAGGAATCATCATTTTTCACATTTGGCTAG
- the LOC136230937 gene encoding uncharacterized protein isoform X2, with the protein MWLEYSVSKDDAYCLCCYLFSSGNKYGDTTFTQTGYTNWKKALENFIGHEGGQTSTHGYAKQKWLQYQNQRENFDYVLSSKCSVIEADYRIRLTAVAHAIRHLLEEGLPFRGHDESANSIRRGHFLELLKYTSDLSEEVRNVIDLNAPRNNQLTSLTIQKEIIEACATETRKVILNEIGDKFFSLLVDEARDCSVKEQMAVVLRYVNNFGEVIERFIGIVHVSETTVECLKKAIVTFFATNGLSLSRLRGQGYDGAFNMHGELNGLKTLILNENKHAFYVHCFAHQLQLVVVAAAAQSGSVSTCFDYIPMIVNIVGASCKRKDSLLKLHHEKVVNKIQNHEISTGKCKNQEINLARPKDTRWGSHYKTLVRLFDMWDSIEEVLRNIHVDGYDGKNRGSAGNVLAKMVSFEFVFVTKLMLNILGMTNELSQILQVKDQNLGNAIRMIEVVKINLKEFREDGWDNLLKEVTDFCTAREIHVPTMEDVIQCRARRLIDGAQKTYDHHFRVETFFRVIDDISGALDRRFTEFFVFSGQDDIA; encoded by the exons ATGTGGCTAGAATATAGTGTATCTAAGGATGATGCATATTGTTTATGTTGCTATTTGTTTTCCAGTGGTAATAAGTATGGGGATACTACCTTTACACAGACGGGTTATACTAATTGGAAGAAAGCTCTAGAAAATTTTATTGGTCATGAAGGAGGTCAGACTAGTACACACGGTTATGCTAAACAAAAGTGGTTGCAATATCAAAATCAGAGGGAGAATTTCGATTATGTGTTGTCATCAAAATGTTCGGTAATAGAGGCTGATTATCGTATTCGATTAACAGCAGTTGCACATGCCATTCGACATCTTTTGGAGGAAGGTTTGCCTTTTCGAGGACACGATGAGTCTGCAAACTCAATACGTCGGGGTCATTTTCTTGAACTTCTCAAATATACTAGTGACCTTAGTGAAGAGGTAAGGAATGTAATTGATTTAAATGCTCCAAGAAATAATCAATTGACTTCTTTAACAATTCAAAAGGAAATTATAGAAGCTTGTGCAACTGAGACGAGAAAAGTTATTCTCAATGAGATTGGGGAtaaattcttttctcttttgGTTGATGAAGCTCGAGATTGTTCAGTGAAGGAGCAAATGGCTGTGGTTTTGAGATATGTGAATAATTTTGGAGAGGTGATCGAACGATTTATTGGGATAGTACATGTTAGTGAAACTACGGTAGAGTGTTTAAAAAAAGCTATTGTTACTTTCTTTGCGACTAATGGATTATCACTATCGAGACTAAGAGGTCAAGGTTATGATGGGGCTTTTAATATGCATGGTGAGCTTAATGGCCTAAAAACACTCATCTTAAATGAAAACAAGCATGCATTTTATGTTCATTGTTTTGCTCACCAACTTCAATTAGTTGTTGTGGCTGCTGCAGCACAAAGCGGATCAGTGAGTACATGTTTTGATTACATTCCTATGATTGTTAATATTGTTGGAGCTTCATGTAAAAGGAAGGATTCTCTTCTGAAACTACATCATGAGAAGGTAGTGAACAAGATACAGAATCATGAAATTTCTACAGGAAAGTGTAAGAATCAAGAAATCAATTTAGCTCGACCAAAAGATACACGTTGGGGTTCCCATTATAAAACATTAGTCCGTCTGTTTGACATGTGGGATTCAATAGAAGAAGTGCTTAGAAATATACATGTGGATGGCTATGATGGGAAAAATCGAGGGAGTGCTGGGAATGTGCTTGCAAAAATGGTGTCATTTGAATTTGTGTTTGTTACAAAACTGATGTTGAATATTTTAGGCATGACAAATGAATTATCACAAATCCTACAAGTAAAAGATCAAAATTTAGGAAATGCTATCCGTATGATTGAGGTGGTGAAAATTAACTTGAAAGAATTTAGGGAAGATGGTTGGGATAATTTGTTGAAAGAAGTCACTGATTTTTGTACTGCACGAGAAATACATGTCCCTACTATGGAGGATGTCATTCAATGTCGTGCTAGACGTCTTATTGATGGAGCACAAAAGACGTATGACCATCATTTTCGTGTGGAAACTTTTTTTAGG GTAATTGATGATATTTCTGGAGCATTAGACAGACGTTTCACTGAG ttttttgttttttcaggTCAAGATGATATTGCTTGA